One genomic region from Cardiocondyla obscurior isolate alpha-2009 linkage group LG19, Cobs3.1, whole genome shotgun sequence encodes:
- the LOC139109994 gene encoding protein Loquacious-like, translating into MATSAINLLQELTIKQGYIPIYEFIDNCINNNSHEFKYTVRCKQLVAHGTGNRKKEAKHNAAQNMLVLLNTNNKTFLPIKTLSSSLKEDVIQNPAMVHETSLSSEEPTNYVGLLNEFCQKQRIEGVIYQFTNGWINTDMPFRVEVSIGSFKEVGVGRCKQSAKQQAAKKICERIKLNQTYDTKKIDDIEVLKNTMQKLGVEILDSINEKKIGEQIEKRGVSLYLEHKKKAVQSTDMSVVKNVHLLFEKNYSTKISHNLKEKMRTIKTKGFVDQIDFIEIEQSIKNVFKVEIKEKRVRKVNDDYLICLQLLSNPPITQIGIGKINSIAKFNAMYDLISIIMLFLNI; encoded by the exons ATGGCAACATCGGCAATTAACTTATTACAAGAATTGACAATAAAGCAAGGATATATCCCTATTTATGAGTTTATAGacaattgtattaataataattcccatgaatttaaatatactgtACGATGCAAACAATTGGTAGCACATGGTAcaggaaatagaaaaaaagaagcaaaacaTAATGCAGCACAAAATATGCTTGTGTTATTAAacacaaataataaaactttcctACCAATAAAAACTTTATCCTCATCTTTAAAGGAAGACGTAATCCAAAATCCTGCAATGGTCCACGAGACATCTTTATCATCTGAAGAGCCAACCAATTATGTTGGattgttaaat GAGTTCTGTCAGAAACAAAGAATCGAAGGTGTAATTTACCAATTTACCAATGGATGGATTAACACAGATATGCCATTCAGAGTGGAAGTCAGCATAGGATCATTTAAGGAGGTAGGTGTTGGACGATGTAAGCAAAGCGCTAAACAACaggctgcaaaaaaaatatgtgagcgtataaaattaaaccaaACATATGatactaaaaaaattgatgacaTAGAAGTGCTTAAGAATACTATGCAAAAATTAGGTGTAGAAATATTAGATAgtattaatgagaaaaaaattggagaACAAATAGAGAAAAGGGGAGTGTCATTGTATCTGGAACATAAGAAGAAAGCTGTTCAAAGCACTGATATGTCTGTAGTAAAAAATGTTCATCTTttattcgagaaaaattaCTCTACTAAAATTTcacataatttaaaagaaaaaatgcgGACTATAAAAACTAAAGGTTTTGTCGATCAAATAGATTTTATCGAAATAGAACAAAGTATCAAGAATGTGTTTAAAGttgagataaaagaaaagagggtACGTAAAGTTAAtgacgattatttaatatgctTGCAATTGTTATCAAATCCTCCAATTACACAAATTGGCAtaggtaaaattaattctatagCAAAATTTAATGCTATGTATGACcttatatcaattattatgttatttttaaacatttaa
- the Ube3a gene encoding ubiquitin-protein ligase E3A isoform X2, whose protein sequence is MKRAAAKKLIERYFYQLTDGCGNPHCDNQHCASSGKVTNLTPNEAAIQAIQLFSQEARLCDGTPSKVARTTIEPGQTSLAKSLPVKNVNSTSSDEGKQELCLTEAKLLDIIEKCKAKGSYSLLIRTLGEVFSSGKALSLSFQKTEKSNSPLTALLERAPDSLLRPPADLNKEAVRSLQGEDKEKDSSDPSPTVPNDDDTSVDLPSVRRAFEALWSLPGEVFESALVNALVTLANDIEIDLRIFRMRWDSMDSLLNVFLIVFEIPMLGSSEYLELALHMLCKALSCAPVLAQAKLARVWAKHCKSRLPNLLQALQELITVKVIGGSFTRECCVQDADTITAPTKVMKILYYASMLAGELDPPELVLGDEGYESTNSDKTTSRSLISGQIPQDPLATELGITALDARKPFIPFTDFYNEPLSDAIEMDKDFAYYKSEEPMKFSFMNYAFILTPATKTLGLYYDNRIRMYSERRMSFLQTVVGQPTNPYLRLKVRRDHLIDDALVELEMVAMENPSDLKKQLVVEFEGEQGVDEGGVSKEFFQLVVEEIFNPDFGMFTTQEDTQMTWFNPTSFESDAQFTLIGIVIGLAIYNNVILDVRFPMVVYRKLLGRKGGFADLEDWSPTLYRTMKELMEYTGDDMPEIFMQTFRVGYRDVFGSLSFHELKENGDELYVTQENKKEFADLYADFLLNKSVERQFNAFRRGFQMVTDESPLALLFRPEEIEQLVCGSKIFDFAELEAATEYEGGYTVDSEAVRNFWRVAHSLPPESQRRLLQFTTGSDRVPVGGLSRLKMVIARHGPDSDRLPIAHTCFNVLLLPDYSTIEKLQDRLLKAINYSKGFGML, encoded by the exons ATGAAGCGAGCAGCTGCAAAGAAGCTCATTGAACGTTACTTTTATCAGCTTACGGATGGATGTGGAAATCCTCATTGTGACAATCAACATTGTGCCTCTAGTGGCAAA GTAACTAATCTTACTCCGAATGAAGCAGCTATTCAAGCGATACAATTATTCTCGCAAGAAGCAAGACTTTGCGATGGTACACCCAGTAAGGTCGCTCGGACTACGATAGAGCCTGGACAAACGTCATTAGCTAAAAGTCTACctgtaaaaaatgttaattctaCAAGCTCTGATGAAG gaAAACAAGAGTTATGTCTTACGGAAGCTAAACTTCTGgatattatagaaaaatgtaaagcaAAGGGTtcatattctttattaattcgaACTTTGGGAGAAGTGTTTTCCTCTGGAAAAGCATTAAGTCTCAGTTTTCAAAAAACTGAGAAAAGCAATTCCCCTTTGACTGCACTTCTCGAACGAGCACCAGACAGTCTTTTAAGGCCGCCTGCAGATTTGAATAAGGAAGCGGTACGATCTCTTCAAGGGGAGGACAAAGAAAAGGATAGCAGTGATCCATCACCTACAGTTCCTAACGACGATGATACTAGTGTCGATTTACCATCGGTCCGCAGAGCTTTTGAAGCACTTTGGTCTCTGccag GTGAGGTGTTTGAGTCTGCTCTGGTCAATGCGCTAGTCACTTTGGCAAATGATATAGAAATAGATCTGAGAATCTTTCGTATGCGCTGGGACAGTATGGATAGTTtgttaaatgtatttcttattGTTTTTGAAATTCCGATGCTCGGGAGTAGTGAATACTTAGAATTGGCGCTCCATATGTTGTGTAAAGCTTTAAGCTGTGCACCAGTATTGGCTCAAGCTAAATTGGCACGTGTGTGGGCGAAGCATTGCAAATCGCGACTTCCAAATCTTCTGCAAGCGCTTCAAGAACTCATAACTGTCAAG GTTATTGGAGGATCTTTTACACGTGAATGTTGTGTCCAAGATGCAGACACTATTACCGCACCTACAAAagttatgaaaattttatattacgcgaGTATGTTGGCTGGTGAATTAGATCCTCCTGAGCTAGTGTTAGGCGATGAGGGCTATGAATCGACTAATAGCGATAAAACCACTTCGCGATCATTAATATCAGGACAGATCCCTCAG GATCCATTAGCAACCGAATTAGGAATTACTGCATTGGATGCACGTAAACCTTTCATACCGTTTACTGATTTTTACAATGAACCACTTAGCGATGCCATAGAGATGGACAAAGATTTTGCCTATTACAAAAGCGAAGAACCCATGAAGTTTAGCTTTATGAATTATGCTTTTATTCTTACGCCGGCTACTAAAACTTTAGGCTTATATTATGATAATCGTATCAGAATGTACAGCGAACGACGTATGAGTTTTTTGCAAACTGTTGTCGGACAACCCACTAATCCATATCTCAGATTAAAG GTGCGAAGAGATCATTTGATAGATGACGCATTGGTGGAATTAGAAATGGTAGCAATGGAAAATCCGTCTGATCTAAAAAAACAGCTGGTTGTTGAATTTGAAGGAGAGCAAGGTGTTGACGAAGGCGGTGTATCTAAAGAATTCTTTCAACTAGTTGTCGAGGAGATATTTAATCCTGATTTTGGCATGTTTACTACTCAG GAGGATACGCAAATGACATGGTTCAATCCAACATCATTTGAAAGTGACGCACAATTCACATTAATAGGCATCGTTATTGGTTTAGCGATTTATAACAACGTAATTTTGGATGTACGTTTTCCAATGGTTgtttatagaaaattattaggTAGAAAAGGTGGTTTCGCGGATTTAGAAGATTGGAGTCCAACGTTATATCGAACGATGAAAGAATTAATGGAATATACAGGAGATGACATGCCggaaatatttatgcaaacCTTCCGAGTTGGTTATAG agaCGTTTTTGGATCGTTATCGTTCCATGAGCTCAAGGAAAATGGCGATGAATTATATGTTACACAGgagaacaaaaaagaatttgccGATCTTTATGCGGATTTCTTGCTTAACAAGTCCGTAGAGAGACAATTCAATGCTTTCAGACGTGGTTTTCAAATGGTCACGGATGAAAGTCCGCTCGCGTTACTCTTCAGACCTGAAGAGATTGAACAG CTCGTTTGTGGaagcaaaatatttgattttgcTGAGCTTGAAGCAGCTACGGAGTACGAAGGAGGTTATACAGTAGATAGCGAAGCAGTACGTAACTTTTGGCGTGTAGCGCATTCTTTACCACCAGAAAGTCAACGGAGACTCCTTCAATTTACCACGGGTAGTGATCGAGTGCCTGTCGGCGGTCTTTCGAGACTCAAGATGGTTATTGCCAGACATGGCCCTGATTCTGACAg atTGCCAATAGCACACACATGCTTCAATGTATTATTGTTGCCGGATTACAGTACAATAGAAAAACTGCAAGACCGCTTATTgaaagcaattaattattcgaaagGTTTTGGCATGTTATGA
- the Ube3a gene encoding ubiquitin-protein ligase E3A isoform X1 — MSAKSQGDPGEEHVSRVGAESPCSDMKRAAAKKLIERYFYQLTDGCGNPHCDNQHCASSGKVTNLTPNEAAIQAIQLFSQEARLCDGTPSKVARTTIEPGQTSLAKSLPVKNVNSTSSDEGKQELCLTEAKLLDIIEKCKAKGSYSLLIRTLGEVFSSGKALSLSFQKTEKSNSPLTALLERAPDSLLRPPADLNKEAVRSLQGEDKEKDSSDPSPTVPNDDDTSVDLPSVRRAFEALWSLPGEVFESALVNALVTLANDIEIDLRIFRMRWDSMDSLLNVFLIVFEIPMLGSSEYLELALHMLCKALSCAPVLAQAKLARVWAKHCKSRLPNLLQALQELITVKVIGGSFTRECCVQDADTITAPTKVMKILYYASMLAGELDPPELVLGDEGYESTNSDKTTSRSLISGQIPQDPLATELGITALDARKPFIPFTDFYNEPLSDAIEMDKDFAYYKSEEPMKFSFMNYAFILTPATKTLGLYYDNRIRMYSERRMSFLQTVVGQPTNPYLRLKVRRDHLIDDALVELEMVAMENPSDLKKQLVVEFEGEQGVDEGGVSKEFFQLVVEEIFNPDFGMFTTQEDTQMTWFNPTSFESDAQFTLIGIVIGLAIYNNVILDVRFPMVVYRKLLGRKGGFADLEDWSPTLYRTMKELMEYTGDDMPEIFMQTFRVGYRDVFGSLSFHELKENGDELYVTQENKKEFADLYADFLLNKSVERQFNAFRRGFQMVTDESPLALLFRPEEIEQLVCGSKIFDFAELEAATEYEGGYTVDSEAVRNFWRVAHSLPPESQRRLLQFTTGSDRVPVGGLSRLKMVIARHGPDSDRLPIAHTCFNVLLLPDYSTIEKLQDRLLKAINYSKGFGML; from the exons ATGAGCGCCAAGAGTCAGGGGGACCCTGGAGAAGAGCACGTTTCCAG GGTAGGAGCAGAGAGCCCTTGCAGCGACATGAAGCGAGCAGCTGCAAAGAAGCTCATTGAACGTTACTTTTATCAGCTTACGGATGGATGTGGAAATCCTCATTGTGACAATCAACATTGTGCCTCTAGTGGCAAA GTAACTAATCTTACTCCGAATGAAGCAGCTATTCAAGCGATACAATTATTCTCGCAAGAAGCAAGACTTTGCGATGGTACACCCAGTAAGGTCGCTCGGACTACGATAGAGCCTGGACAAACGTCATTAGCTAAAAGTCTACctgtaaaaaatgttaattctaCAAGCTCTGATGAAG gaAAACAAGAGTTATGTCTTACGGAAGCTAAACTTCTGgatattatagaaaaatgtaaagcaAAGGGTtcatattctttattaattcgaACTTTGGGAGAAGTGTTTTCCTCTGGAAAAGCATTAAGTCTCAGTTTTCAAAAAACTGAGAAAAGCAATTCCCCTTTGACTGCACTTCTCGAACGAGCACCAGACAGTCTTTTAAGGCCGCCTGCAGATTTGAATAAGGAAGCGGTACGATCTCTTCAAGGGGAGGACAAAGAAAAGGATAGCAGTGATCCATCACCTACAGTTCCTAACGACGATGATACTAGTGTCGATTTACCATCGGTCCGCAGAGCTTTTGAAGCACTTTGGTCTCTGccag GTGAGGTGTTTGAGTCTGCTCTGGTCAATGCGCTAGTCACTTTGGCAAATGATATAGAAATAGATCTGAGAATCTTTCGTATGCGCTGGGACAGTATGGATAGTTtgttaaatgtatttcttattGTTTTTGAAATTCCGATGCTCGGGAGTAGTGAATACTTAGAATTGGCGCTCCATATGTTGTGTAAAGCTTTAAGCTGTGCACCAGTATTGGCTCAAGCTAAATTGGCACGTGTGTGGGCGAAGCATTGCAAATCGCGACTTCCAAATCTTCTGCAAGCGCTTCAAGAACTCATAACTGTCAAG GTTATTGGAGGATCTTTTACACGTGAATGTTGTGTCCAAGATGCAGACACTATTACCGCACCTACAAAagttatgaaaattttatattacgcgaGTATGTTGGCTGGTGAATTAGATCCTCCTGAGCTAGTGTTAGGCGATGAGGGCTATGAATCGACTAATAGCGATAAAACCACTTCGCGATCATTAATATCAGGACAGATCCCTCAG GATCCATTAGCAACCGAATTAGGAATTACTGCATTGGATGCACGTAAACCTTTCATACCGTTTACTGATTTTTACAATGAACCACTTAGCGATGCCATAGAGATGGACAAAGATTTTGCCTATTACAAAAGCGAAGAACCCATGAAGTTTAGCTTTATGAATTATGCTTTTATTCTTACGCCGGCTACTAAAACTTTAGGCTTATATTATGATAATCGTATCAGAATGTACAGCGAACGACGTATGAGTTTTTTGCAAACTGTTGTCGGACAACCCACTAATCCATATCTCAGATTAAAG GTGCGAAGAGATCATTTGATAGATGACGCATTGGTGGAATTAGAAATGGTAGCAATGGAAAATCCGTCTGATCTAAAAAAACAGCTGGTTGTTGAATTTGAAGGAGAGCAAGGTGTTGACGAAGGCGGTGTATCTAAAGAATTCTTTCAACTAGTTGTCGAGGAGATATTTAATCCTGATTTTGGCATGTTTACTACTCAG GAGGATACGCAAATGACATGGTTCAATCCAACATCATTTGAAAGTGACGCACAATTCACATTAATAGGCATCGTTATTGGTTTAGCGATTTATAACAACGTAATTTTGGATGTACGTTTTCCAATGGTTgtttatagaaaattattaggTAGAAAAGGTGGTTTCGCGGATTTAGAAGATTGGAGTCCAACGTTATATCGAACGATGAAAGAATTAATGGAATATACAGGAGATGACATGCCggaaatatttatgcaaacCTTCCGAGTTGGTTATAG agaCGTTTTTGGATCGTTATCGTTCCATGAGCTCAAGGAAAATGGCGATGAATTATATGTTACACAGgagaacaaaaaagaatttgccGATCTTTATGCGGATTTCTTGCTTAACAAGTCCGTAGAGAGACAATTCAATGCTTTCAGACGTGGTTTTCAAATGGTCACGGATGAAAGTCCGCTCGCGTTACTCTTCAGACCTGAAGAGATTGAACAG CTCGTTTGTGGaagcaaaatatttgattttgcTGAGCTTGAAGCAGCTACGGAGTACGAAGGAGGTTATACAGTAGATAGCGAAGCAGTACGTAACTTTTGGCGTGTAGCGCATTCTTTACCACCAGAAAGTCAACGGAGACTCCTTCAATTTACCACGGGTAGTGATCGAGTGCCTGTCGGCGGTCTTTCGAGACTCAAGATGGTTATTGCCAGACATGGCCCTGATTCTGACAg atTGCCAATAGCACACACATGCTTCAATGTATTATTGTTGCCGGATTACAGTACAATAGAAAAACTGCAAGACCGCTTATTgaaagcaattaattattcgaaagGTTTTGGCATGTTATGA
- the LOC139109998 gene encoding transmembrane reductase CYB561D2 isoform X1, which translates to MISKKHQRILLDMSNEGNKGSPSVITFGFSILTHFLLVAPIIYILVVAFENYSFFSWHPICMSVGVGLLITEAVFSISGEAYISWKLPRRNRVTIHWVLHTLGLTVIGIGLIIIVVNKVNHDRPHFATTHSQLGLVTIILSVLTATFGILANNTVWVYPRVRPVLIKVAHACGGIGITILLLATLINGTYSNWWAISGTSTGRDLTFASLFFAGVLILVKPILGAVSRCRVIFGPPSSDT; encoded by the exons Atg aTATCAAAAAAACATCAACGTATACTTCTCGACATGAGTAACGAAGGTAACAAAGGGTCACCGAGTGTCATAACATTCGGTTTCTCAATCTTGACACATTTCCTACTTGTGGCTCCAATAATATATATCCTGGTAGTTGCTTTTGAGAACTACAGTTTCTTTTCATGGCATCCGATTTGTATGTCTGTTGGa GTTGGCCTTTTAATCACGGAAGCTGTCTTCAGCATCTCCGGTGAGGCGTATATCTCTTGGAAACTACCTAGGCGTAACAGAGTGACAATACATTGGGTTCTACACACGCTTGGTCTGACCGTAATCGGGATCGGTTTGATAATTATCGTCGTTAACAAAGTTAATCATGATAGACCCCATTTCGCCACAACTCATTCACAACTGGGCTTAGTGACGATTATACTGTCTGTTCTGACTGCCACTTTCGGAATCCTGGCTAACAACACCGTCTGGGTATATCCGCGCGTAAGACCAGTGCTTATCAAGGTCGCTCACGCTTGCGGTGGGATCGGCATAACAATTCTTTTACTGGCCACCCTCATCAATGGAACCTACAGCAATTGGTGGGCTATTTCCGGAACCAGCACCGGAAGAGACTTGACGTTTGCGTCGTTATTTTTCGCGGGCGTCTTGATACTCGTGAAACCGATACTCGGTGCCGTTTCGAGATGCAGAGTTATATTCGGACCACCCTCGAGCGACACATAA
- the LOC139109998 gene encoding transmembrane reductase CYB561D2 isoform X2 → MSNEGNKGSPSVITFGFSILTHFLLVAPIIYILVVAFENYSFFSWHPICMSVGVGLLITEAVFSISGEAYISWKLPRRNRVTIHWVLHTLGLTVIGIGLIIIVVNKVNHDRPHFATTHSQLGLVTIILSVLTATFGILANNTVWVYPRVRPVLIKVAHACGGIGITILLLATLINGTYSNWWAISGTSTGRDLTFASLFFAGVLILVKPILGAVSRCRVIFGPPSSDT, encoded by the exons ATGAGTAACGAAGGTAACAAAGGGTCACCGAGTGTCATAACATTCGGTTTCTCAATCTTGACACATTTCCTACTTGTGGCTCCAATAATATATATCCTGGTAGTTGCTTTTGAGAACTACAGTTTCTTTTCATGGCATCCGATTTGTATGTCTGTTGGa GTTGGCCTTTTAATCACGGAAGCTGTCTTCAGCATCTCCGGTGAGGCGTATATCTCTTGGAAACTACCTAGGCGTAACAGAGTGACAATACATTGGGTTCTACACACGCTTGGTCTGACCGTAATCGGGATCGGTTTGATAATTATCGTCGTTAACAAAGTTAATCATGATAGACCCCATTTCGCCACAACTCATTCACAACTGGGCTTAGTGACGATTATACTGTCTGTTCTGACTGCCACTTTCGGAATCCTGGCTAACAACACCGTCTGGGTATATCCGCGCGTAAGACCAGTGCTTATCAAGGTCGCTCACGCTTGCGGTGGGATCGGCATAACAATTCTTTTACTGGCCACCCTCATCAATGGAACCTACAGCAATTGGTGGGCTATTTCCGGAACCAGCACCGGAAGAGACTTGACGTTTGCGTCGTTATTTTTCGCGGGCGTCTTGATACTCGTGAAACCGATACTCGGTGCCGTTTCGAGATGCAGAGTTATATTCGGACCACCCTCGAGCGACACATAA